One segment of Pasteurella skyensis DNA contains the following:
- the asnS gene encoding asparagine--tRNA ligase, which yields MSQFSSISDVLSEKITVGKTITVRGWVRTRRDSKAGLSFLAVYDGSCFDPIQAIVNNDIENYQQEVLKLTAGCSVEVTGTVVESPAKGQAVELHATQVKVVGWVEDPDTYPMAAKRHSMEYLREVAHLRPRTNLIGAVTRVRHCLAQAIHRFFHEEGFYWVATPLITASDTEGAGEMFRISTLDLENLPRTEKGEIDFNEDFFGKEAFLTVSGQLNAETYACALSKVYTFGPTFRAENSNTTRHLAEFWMVEPEVAFANLADNAALAERMLKYVFNAVLTERADDLQFFAKHIDKSVIERLESFVNSDFAQIDYTDAIDVLLKSGKKFEFAVEWGIDLSSEHERYLAEEHFKSPVVVKNYPKDIKAFYMRLNDDGKTVAAMDVLAPGIGEIIGGSQREDRLEILDARMAEMGLNPEDYWWYRDLRKYGSVPHSGFGLGFERLIVYVTGLQNIRDVIPFPRAPRNANF from the coding sequence ATGTCACAATTTTCTTCTATTTCGGATGTGTTATCAGAAAAAATTACCGTTGGTAAAACAATTACTGTTCGTGGTTGGGTACGTACTCGCCGTGATTCTAAAGCAGGATTATCTTTCCTTGCGGTCTATGATGGGTCTTGTTTTGATCCTATTCAAGCTATCGTCAATAACGATATTGAAAATTATCAACAAGAAGTATTAAAACTTACCGCAGGTTGCTCTGTCGAGGTAACTGGGACGGTTGTTGAATCACCTGCAAAAGGGCAAGCTGTCGAACTTCACGCAACACAAGTTAAAGTGGTGGGCTGGGTTGAAGATCCTGATACTTACCCAATGGCAGCAAAACGTCACTCTATGGAGTATTTACGTGAAGTTGCCCACTTACGTCCTCGTACAAATTTAATTGGTGCGGTGACTCGTGTTCGCCACTGTTTAGCACAAGCCATCCATCGTTTCTTCCACGAAGAAGGTTTTTACTGGGTGGCAACACCATTAATCACAGCGTCTGACACCGAAGGTGCGGGCGAAATGTTCCGTATTTCTACCTTAGACTTAGAAAACTTACCTCGTACAGAAAAAGGTGAGATTGACTTTAATGAAGATTTTTTTGGTAAAGAAGCATTTTTAACGGTATCTGGTCAATTAAATGCTGAAACCTACGCTTGTGCATTAAGTAAAGTGTATACTTTTGGTCCAACATTCCGTGCGGAAAACTCAAATACCACACGTCATCTCGCTGAATTTTGGATGGTGGAACCTGAAGTGGCTTTTGCTAATTTAGCAGACAATGCAGCCCTTGCAGAAAGAATGTTGAAATATGTATTTAACGCCGTTTTAACAGAACGTGCTGATGATTTACAATTCTTCGCTAAACACATTGATAAAAGCGTTATTGAACGTTTAGAAAGTTTTGTCAATTCTGATTTTGCTCAAATTGATTACACTGATGCAATTGATGTATTATTGAAATCAGGCAAAAAATTTGAATTTGCCGTTGAATGGGGAATTGATCTTTCATCAGAACACGAACGCTATTTAGCAGAAGAACACTTTAAATCGCCAGTGGTGGTGAAAAACTATCCAAAAGATATTAAAGCTTTCTATATGCGTTTAAATGATGACGGTAAAACCGTTGCTGCAATGGATGTTTTGGCTCCAGGAATTGGTGAAATCATAGGTGGTTCTCAACGTGAAGATCGTTTAGAAATACTGGATGCTCGTATGGCAGAAATGGGGCTCAATCCAGAAGATTACTGGTGGTACCGTGACTTACGTAAATACGGTTCAGTACCTCATTCAGGCTTTGGGTTAGGGTTTGAGCGTTTAATCGTTTATGTAACAGGTTTACAGAATATTCGTGATGTTATCCCATTCCCACGTGCACCACGAAATGCGAATTTTTAA
- a CDS encoding MetQ/NlpA family lipoprotein, whose amino-acid sequence MKISKILGLTALVSIFALTGCNDDKKSTTQAGTDATTIKVGVMSGPEHEVAEVAAKIAKEKYNLDVEFVLFNDYALPNTATSKGDLDANAFQHKPYLEKDAKAKGLDNLVAVGNTFVYPLAGYSKKVKALSELSDGAVITVPNDPSNLARALILLEKQGLIKLKDNTNLFTTVADIVENPKNFDIKDVDASLTARSLDDVELAIINSGYASQIGLNAKDDGIFVEDKDSPYVNLVVARTDNKDSKAVQNFVKAYQTEEVFTKAQEFFKNGVVKGW is encoded by the coding sequence ATGAAAATTTCTAAAATTTTAGGTCTGACGGCATTAGTCTCTATTTTTGCACTGACAGGCTGTAATGATGATAAAAAATCAACAACACAGGCAGGAACAGACGCTACAACCATTAAAGTTGGGGTAATGTCAGGTCCAGAGCACGAAGTGGCTGAAGTAGCAGCAAAAATAGCTAAAGAGAAGTATAATTTAGACGTTGAGTTTGTTCTATTTAATGACTACGCTTTACCGAATACGGCAACGTCTAAAGGTGATTTGGATGCAAATGCCTTTCAACATAAGCCTTACTTAGAAAAAGATGCTAAAGCCAAAGGATTAGATAATCTAGTGGCAGTGGGTAATACCTTTGTATATCCATTAGCAGGGTATTCTAAAAAAGTGAAAGCATTGAGTGAATTAAGTGATGGTGCGGTGATTACTGTACCAAATGATCCAAGTAACTTAGCTCGTGCTTTGATTTTATTAGAAAAGCAGGGATTAATTAAGTTAAAAGATAACACTAACTTATTTACAACAGTTGCTGATATTGTTGAAAATCCTAAAAACTTCGATATTAAAGACGTTGATGCATCTCTTACCGCTCGTTCATTAGATGATGTGGAACTTGCGATTATCAATAGTGGCTATGCTTCACAAATTGGTTTAAATGCAAAAGACGATGGCATTTTTGTTGAAGATAAGGACTCTCCTTATGTAAACCTAGTGGTTGCGAGAACGGACAATAAAGACAGTAAAGCAGTACAAAATTTTGTGAAAGCCTATCAAACAGAAGAAGTATTTACTAAAGCTCAAGAGTTTTTCAAAAACGGCGTTGTTAAAGGCTGGTAA
- the rpsO gene encoding 30S ribosomal protein S15, producing MSLSAEAKAKIVAEFGRDEKDTGSSEVQIALLTAQINHLQNHFKEHKKDHHGRRGLLKMVSRRRKLLDYLKRTDLNRYADTIARLGLRR from the coding sequence ATGTCTCTAAGTGCAGAAGCAAAAGCAAAAATCGTTGCTGAATTTGGTCGTGATGAAAAAGATACTGGTTCATCTGAAGTTCAAATCGCTCTTTTAACTGCTCAAATTAACCATTTACAAAATCACTTTAAAGAACACAAAAAAGACCATCACGGTCGTCGTGGTCTATTGAAAATGGTTTCACGTCGTCGTAAACTTTTAGATTACTTAAAACGTACGGATCTAAATCGTTATGCAGACACTATCGCACGTTTAGGTTTACGTCGTTAA
- a CDS encoding DUF2489 domain-containing protein → MIRFFLGVLALLIILALGIYALSLLLKLHKQTKFIQNAKKERYLNITNSIDIIARSMLAEQCNLSEGVRRLKPLLDVLGHPKLATFPAMWALFKVVEDMPILEERNNMPRNQRIKLDLKREAAEIEHQENIKLELRQLLIEMEAF, encoded by the coding sequence ATGATTAGGTTCTTTTTGGGTGTACTTGCTTTACTCATTATTTTGGCTTTGGGTATTTATGCGTTGTCATTATTGCTTAAATTACATAAACAAACAAAATTTATTCAAAATGCAAAAAAAGAGCGTTATTTAAATATTACTAATAGTATTGATATTATTGCTCGCTCTATGCTCGCTGAACAATGTAATTTATCAGAAGGGGTGCGTCGTCTAAAGCCACTGCTAGACGTGTTAGGACATCCTAAATTAGCTACATTTCCTGCGATGTGGGCGCTATTCAAAGTCGTCGAAGATATGCCAATTTTGGAGGAACGTAATAATATGCCTCGAAATCAACGAATAAAATTAGATTTAAAACGTGAAGCAGCTGAAATAGAACATCAAGAAAATATTAAACTTGAACTCCGCCAATTACTCATAGAAATGGAAGCTTTTTAA
- a CDS encoding LemA family protein produces MKKWILIGLVVITVLGGFTLKNSYNGLVTAEEDINSVWGNVESAYQRRADLIPNLVNTVKGQANFEKETLSAVIEARAKATQTTIDPSKATPEQMEKFQQAQQGVNSALARLLVSVERYPELKAHEGFLNLQAQLEGTENRINVERNNFNNAVKEYNKKVRQFPTKLFAALFGFQSKPQFKASAGAENAPTVNFN; encoded by the coding sequence ATGAAAAAGTGGATTTTAATCGGCTTAGTCGTTATCACTGTTTTGGGGGGTTTTACCTTAAAAAATAGTTATAACGGTTTAGTTACAGCAGAAGAAGATATCAATTCTGTTTGGGGAAATGTGGAGTCAGCTTATCAACGCCGTGCAGACTTAATTCCTAATTTAGTGAATACCGTCAAAGGGCAAGCTAATTTTGAAAAAGAGACCTTAAGTGCAGTGATTGAAGCTCGTGCGAAAGCAACGCAAACTACTATCGACCCAAGCAAAGCAACACCAGAGCAGATGGAAAAATTCCAACAAGCTCAACAAGGCGTAAACTCAGCATTAGCTCGTTTATTAGTCAGTGTAGAAAGATACCCTGAATTAAAAGCACACGAAGGATTTTTAAATTTACAAGCTCAACTTGAAGGTACGGAAAACCGAATTAATGTTGAACGTAATAACTTTAATAATGCCGTAAAAGAATATAATAAAAAAGTACGTCAATTCCCAACTAAATTGTTTGCAGCTTTATTTGGTTTTCAATCAAAACCACAATTTAAAGCAAGTGCAGGTGCGGAAAATGCCCCAACGGTAAACTTTAATTAA
- a CDS encoding methionine ABC transporter permease, with amino-acid sequence MWNDFLNELTPKMWELVGSSTFETIYMGFASTFIAIVIGLPLGVLAFLTGKNQILENPILNRLLDIVINVGRSVPFIILLVVLLPFTRWVVHTTLGTTAAIVPLSVAAIPFFARLTANSLLEIPAGLTEAAKSMGATNWQVVTKFYLPESLPSLVNGITLTLVSLIGYSAMAGVVGGGGLGNLAISYGEHRNMIYVKWLATIIIVFIVMISQKAGDVLAKKVDHR; translated from the coding sequence ATGTGGAATGATTTTTTAAATGAGTTAACACCAAAAATGTGGGAGTTGGTGGGCAGTTCAACTTTTGAAACTATCTATATGGGATTTGCTTCCACCTTTATTGCGATTGTAATTGGTTTACCTCTGGGCGTGCTTGCTTTTTTAACAGGAAAAAACCAAATTTTGGAGAATCCTATATTAAATCGCTTATTGGATATAGTGATTAATGTGGGGCGTTCTGTTCCATTTATTATTTTACTGGTTGTATTATTACCCTTTACACGTTGGGTTGTACATACAACATTAGGTACAACGGCTGCAATCGTACCATTAAGTGTAGCCGCAATTCCTTTTTTTGCTCGTTTGACCGCTAATTCATTGTTAGAAATTCCAGCAGGATTAACAGAAGCAGCAAAATCAATGGGAGCAACAAATTGGCAGGTAGTCACCAAGTTTTATTTACCAGAATCTTTACCTTCATTGGTCAATGGAATAACCTTAACATTAGTGTCACTAATTGGTTATTCTGCAATGGCAGGTGTTGTTGGTGGTGGTGGTTTAGGAAACCTTGCTATTAGCTATGGAGAGCATAGAAATATGATCTATGTAAAATGGCTTGCGACAATCATCATTGTTTTCATTGTGATGATCAGTCAAAAAGCAGGCGATGTATTAGCAAAAAAAGTAGATCATCGATAA
- the lptD gene encoding LPS assembly protein LptD, whose product MKHYHYTLISLAVMSVCYSSSANADLKTQCLSNIPHFSGETIKGEQTALPVHIESNTAAINQLKNAIYSGSVVLKQGNRSIVTPQMTVEKNEKIGHYAKLKGKFDYSDETIRVTGRNASMNLSSKDAMLSNIHYQLVDRQGRGTAESTSLHNKTRILKNATYTSCLPNDNSWQINASEMIQYIDEEYAEMWHAKLKVLGVPVFYTPYLQFPLGDRRRSGLLTPSYSHSSNNGFTYSQPIYWNIAPNMDATFTPTYYSHRGWQLNSEFRYLTNLGIGTIAAEYMKKDRYQYWDKRDQSRHLLHWRHSMSFLSDWRLSMDYTKVSDRRYFSDFASPYGQSTSGYATQNFKLGYYQPTYNISIAAKKFQTFDKDGTKPYRVFPQIELNYYKNNIWRNSDFRLYSQLAHFDNDSKDMPTVWRFHLEPILNIPLASRYGSLNLETKLYATQYWQKAGKKQTIKEKVSRVLPQIKVNFKTVLEADKQLFSGFNQILEPQIQYLYRPYKNQADIGTAKQLGLGYDSTLRQQDYFSLFSDRRYSGLDRIASANQITLGATTRFMKESTGEEYFNLSLGQIYYLSDSRIDNSRENSTKGNTSSWAVETNWKFSPKWNLNGSYQYDTRLKETALANLALQYKPSNDKVIKFNYRYASQHYIDQNLKAKTYGQDIKQIGFVAGWDITDNISIATSYYHDIALSKLVETRLGVTYNNCCWKTTAYIARHLIATPTGKSRDNLYYDNRFGINVELRFGSNYDSGVSKMLDKGIIPYTEEFDIN is encoded by the coding sequence ATGAAGCATTACCATTATACTTTAATTTCTCTTGCTGTTATGAGTGTGTGCTATAGTAGCTCCGCTAATGCAGATCTTAAAACACAATGTTTATCAAATATTCCTCACTTTAGTGGTGAAACTATCAAAGGAGAGCAGACTGCTCTACCTGTTCATATTGAATCTAATACTGCTGCAATTAATCAACTAAAAAATGCTATTTATTCTGGTAGTGTTGTTCTAAAACAAGGAAATAGAAGCATTGTTACGCCTCAAATGACCGTTGAAAAAAATGAAAAAATAGGTCATTACGCTAAACTAAAAGGCAAATTTGACTATAGTGATGAAACAATTCGAGTCACAGGACGAAATGCATCAATGAATTTATCCAGTAAAGATGCAATGCTATCTAATATCCATTACCAGTTAGTCGATCGTCAAGGGCGTGGTACAGCAGAAAGTACTTCCTTACACAATAAAACTCGTATCCTTAAAAATGCAACTTACACCTCCTGCTTGCCTAATGATAACTCGTGGCAAATTAATGCCAGTGAAATGATTCAATATATTGACGAAGAATATGCTGAAATGTGGCATGCAAAACTAAAAGTTTTGGGTGTCCCTGTGTTTTATACGCCTTATTTACAATTTCCTCTTGGAGATCGTCGTCGTTCTGGTTTACTTACACCGAGTTATAGCCATTCAAGTAACAATGGTTTTACCTATTCCCAGCCTATTTACTGGAACATTGCTCCAAATATGGATGCAACATTTACACCAACTTATTATTCTCATCGTGGTTGGCAACTTAACTCTGAATTTCGTTATTTAACAAATTTAGGAATAGGAACCATTGCAGCTGAATATATGAAAAAGGATCGTTATCAATATTGGGATAAGCGTGATCAGTCTCGCCATCTTCTCCATTGGAGACACAGTATGAGTTTTCTATCAGACTGGCGTTTAAGTATGGATTATACCAAAGTAAGTGATCGACGCTATTTCTCTGACTTTGCATCTCCTTATGGACAAAGTACAAGTGGTTATGCAACTCAAAACTTTAAACTAGGTTATTATCAACCAACCTACAATATTTCTATTGCAGCAAAAAAATTCCAGACCTTTGATAAGGATGGAACAAAACCTTATCGTGTATTTCCTCAAATTGAGCTTAATTACTATAAAAACAATATATGGAGAAACTCTGATTTTAGACTTTATTCACAGCTAGCTCACTTTGATAATGATAGCAAAGATATGCCTACTGTATGGCGCTTTCATCTCGAACCTATTCTCAATATACCTTTAGCGAGCCGCTATGGTAGCTTAAATTTAGAAACCAAACTTTATGCTACCCAATATTGGCAAAAAGCAGGTAAAAAACAAACAATAAAAGAAAAAGTATCTCGTGTACTACCACAGATTAAAGTTAACTTTAAAACGGTACTAGAAGCTGACAAGCAGTTATTTAGCGGTTTTAATCAAATTTTAGAACCTCAAATTCAATATTTGTATCGTCCCTACAAAAATCAAGCGGATATTGGAACAGCTAAACAACTCGGTCTAGGTTATGACTCAACACTCCGCCAACAAGATTACTTTTCACTCTTTAGTGATCGTCGTTACAGTGGTTTAGATCGCATTGCTTCTGCTAACCAAATAACGCTGGGTGCAACGACTCGCTTTATGAAAGAAAGCACTGGGGAAGAGTATTTTAATTTAAGTTTAGGTCAAATTTATTATTTATCGGACTCACGTATCGATAACTCTCGAGAAAATAGTACAAAGGGGAATACATCCTCTTGGGCAGTAGAAACTAACTGGAAATTTAGCCCTAAATGGAATCTAAATGGTAGTTATCAATATGATACTCGTTTAAAAGAAACCGCACTTGCTAACCTCGCATTACAATATAAACCTAGCAATGATAAAGTGATTAAATTTAACTATCGTTATGCAAGTCAACACTATATCGATCAAAACTTAAAAGCAAAGACCTATGGTCAAGACATTAAACAAATTGGTTTTGTTGCAGGTTGGGATATAACAGATAACATTTCTATTGCAACAAGTTATTATCACGATATTGCACTAAGCAAATTAGTCGAAACACGCTTAGGGGTAACTTATAATAATTGTTGTTGGAAAACAACGGCATATATTGCTCGTCATTTAATTGCGACACCAACTGGTAAATCTCGAGATAACCTTTACTATGACAACCGATTTGGTATTAACGTGGAGCTTCGTTTCGGTTCCAACTATGACAGTGGTGTATCTAAAATGCTCGATAAAGGTATTATTCCTTATACTGAAGAATTCGATATTAATTAA
- a CDS encoding DUF4870 family protein, with product MTDLEQNTTDLVSTNQSQKNWMLAIYILFAASILFGGIPTLVGAIIAYVKRDEMKGTFYESHITYLIRTFFVAFIGGILGLILSFIGIGIILLFIIGIWYIFRVVVGMIKFFDKKTVTTTGWFM from the coding sequence ATGACTGATCTTGAACAAAATACAACAGATTTAGTTTCAACAAATCAATCTCAAAAAAATTGGATGTTAGCTATCTATATTTTATTTGCAGCAAGTATACTTTTTGGCGGTATACCTACTCTTGTTGGTGCTATCATTGCTTATGTAAAACGTGATGAGATGAAAGGAACCTTTTATGAATCACATATTACTTACTTAATTCGTACTTTCTTTGTGGCCTTTATTGGTGGTATCTTAGGGTTGATTCTATCCTTTATCGGTATTGGAATTATCCTGCTATTTATCATTGGAATATGGTACATCTTCCGTGTTGTTGTCGGTATGATCAAATTCTTTGATAAAAAGACTGTTACCACAACGGGTTGGTTTATGTAA
- a CDS encoding YoaH family protein, whose translation MYNDTQLELTHEQQQQAVEKIQQLVQQGMAHGEAINLVAKQLREQSRK comes from the coding sequence ATGTATAATGATACTCAGCTTGAGTTAACTCACGAACAACAGCAGCAAGCTGTTGAAAAAATTCAACAACTTGTACAGCAGGGAATGGCACACGGAGAGGCAATTAATCTCGTTGCAAAACAGTTACGTGAACAATCTCGCAAATAA
- a CDS encoding replicative DNA helicase: MTKKIYKDQKIEQINIAPHSLEAEQAVLGSVMLDNEHWDNVAERVQKSDFYNYAHRLIFEQMLELSRNNQPIDIITLDQNLKNKGILEDIGGFAYLAELSKNTPSAANILTYADIIREKAICRELISASNKIAESSYNPKGMSVKDVLDEAERSIFHIAEKRTSSDEGPKQIDDILAATLTRIEILSKNKENGGVTGVSTGFTELNKRTAGLQSSDLIIVAARPSMGKTTFAMNLCENASLLDIEEKDASGNIVKKPNKPVLIFSLEMPADQIMMRMLASLSRVDQTKIRTGQLTDDEDWAKISSTMAILQSRKNIFIDDSSSLTPTEVRSRARRVYRENGGLSLIMVDYLQLMKAPGFAENRTLEIAEISRSLKALAKELQVPVVALSQLNRSLEQRADKRPVNSDLRESGSIEQDADLIMFIYRDEVYHENSELKGIAEIIIGKQRNGPIGRVKLAFQGQYSRFDNLAPGVYSYDDE; this comes from the coding sequence ATGACAAAAAAAATATATAAAGATCAAAAAATTGAACAAATAAATATCGCGCCCCATTCGTTAGAAGCTGAACAAGCGGTGCTGGGAAGTGTGATGCTCGATAATGAACATTGGGATAATGTAGCAGAAAGAGTTCAAAAAAGTGATTTTTACAACTATGCCCACAGGTTGATTTTTGAGCAAATGCTTGAACTTAGCCGTAATAATCAACCTATTGATATTATTACTCTCGATCAAAATTTAAAAAACAAAGGGATATTAGAGGACATTGGTGGTTTTGCGTATTTGGCTGAACTGTCTAAAAATACCCCTAGTGCAGCAAATATTCTTACTTATGCTGATATTATTAGAGAAAAAGCCATTTGCCGAGAGTTAATTTCAGCCAGTAATAAAATTGCAGAAAGCAGTTATAATCCAAAAGGAATGAGTGTTAAAGATGTCCTTGATGAAGCAGAGCGCTCTATTTTCCATATTGCAGAAAAACGAACCTCAAGTGATGAAGGTCCAAAGCAAATAGATGATATTCTTGCCGCTACTTTAACTCGCATTGAAATACTGTCTAAAAATAAAGAGAATGGTGGGGTAACTGGTGTATCAACAGGATTTACTGAGTTAAATAAACGTACTGCAGGACTACAATCCTCTGATCTGATTATCGTTGCTGCTCGTCCATCTATGGGTAAAACGACCTTTGCGATGAACCTATGTGAAAATGCTTCATTACTTGATATTGAAGAAAAAGATGCATCAGGAAATATAGTTAAAAAGCCGAATAAACCCGTGTTAATTTTCAGTCTTGAGATGCCTGCCGATCAAATTATGATGCGTATGCTTGCATCACTCTCTCGTGTAGATCAAACTAAAATCCGAACAGGGCAATTAACTGATGATGAAGATTGGGCTAAAATTTCCAGTACAATGGCCATTTTGCAATCTCGTAAAAATATTTTTATTGATGATAGTTCCAGCCTTACACCCACAGAAGTACGTTCAAGAGCAAGACGTGTTTATCGTGAAAATGGTGGTTTAAGTCTGATTATGGTGGATTATCTTCAATTGATGAAAGCACCTGGTTTTGCCGAAAATAGAACCCTTGAAATTGCTGAAATTTCACGTTCACTCAAAGCCCTTGCTAAAGAATTACAAGTTCCTGTGGTTGCACTTTCTCAGTTAAACCGTAGTTTAGAGCAACGAGCAGACAAACGTCCTGTAAACTCAGATTTACGTGAATCAGGATCTATTGAGCAAGATGCGGATTTAATTATGTTTATCTATCGAGATGAAGTCTATCACGAAAACTCTGAGCTTAAAGGCATTGCAGAAATTATTATCGGTAAGCAACGTAATGGTCCTATTGGACGAGTTAAACTCGCTTTCCAAGGACAGTACTCTCGTTTTGATAACCTTGCTCCAGGTGTCTATAGCTATGATGATGAATAA
- the yihI gene encoding Der GTPase-activating protein YihI, with translation MAHKKKTRKISDIMPARKADKTPINTAKIGKRKITRYELDIQARLDKKKKKHKGLASGSRHNVSEQKVTPQQTKKDPRIGSRKKVPLMVEFVNKPEKGEIIPPMKKEMQEKRVLSPEKELAQLENNECLNQLLDDIENGKTLSVEDQKFVNECLDRVDELMTELGIITDDIDDNELLRQFETANLNNFR, from the coding sequence ATGGCTCATAAGAAAAAAACACGTAAAATTAGCGATATTATGCCAGCAAGAAAGGCGGATAAAACACCTATTAATACTGCAAAAATAGGCAAACGTAAAATCACTCGCTATGAATTAGATATACAAGCCCGTCTTGATAAGAAAAAAAAGAAACATAAAGGCTTAGCCTCTGGTTCTCGTCATAATGTATCAGAACAAAAAGTTACCCCTCAACAAACGAAAAAAGATCCTCGTATTGGTAGCCGTAAAAAAGTACCTTTAATGGTTGAATTTGTGAATAAGCCAGAAAAAGGTGAAATAATTCCTCCAATGAAAAAAGAGATGCAAGAAAAAAGGGTGCTTTCTCCAGAAAAAGAATTAGCGCAATTGGAAAATAACGAATGTTTAAATCAGCTACTTGATGATATCGAAAATGGAAAAACCCTTTCTGTTGAAGATCAAAAATTTGTGAATGAATGTTTAGATCGTGTTGATGAACTAATGACTGAACTGGGTATTATTACAGACGATATCGATGATAATGAACTACTTCGTCAATTTGAAACGGCAAATTTGAATAATTTTCGTTAG
- a CDS encoding YcgL domain-containing protein, which yields MICAIYRSPKKEGMYLFIEKRNQFDAVPDTLLNTFGKPQFSMLFNLKGEKQLKVAPNQEVLAAIEEQGFYLQMPPLPEDLLKQLQRP from the coding sequence ATGATTTGTGCTATTTATCGTAGTCCTAAAAAAGAAGGAATGTATCTCTTTATTGAAAAAAGAAATCAGTTTGATGCAGTTCCTGACACGCTATTAAATACCTTTGGAAAACCACAATTTTCAATGCTGTTTAATTTAAAAGGAGAAAAGCAGTTAAAGGTTGCGCCGAATCAAGAGGTATTGGCTGCAATTGAGGAGCAAGGCTTCTATCTGCAAATGCCTCCTCTACCTGAAGACTTATTGAAACAATTACAGCGGCCATAG
- a CDS encoding TPM domain-containing protein: protein MIKRILLHIGIIFALFISLSAQANYPDVPKPFQYVSDYTKTLTQSEQQQLETALVNYGQQTSSQIAVVIIPSTEGEDVSSYSFNLFNKWGIGRQKENNGVLLLIAKNDHKLFIATGRGLEGALPDAIASTIIRHNIVPFFKQNKYAEGIASGLSAIIQATKGEYKPLESEKEKADPFDGFFIFLGVAFLLFVIFNSVGRKSRYVSPSSLGGIGSMSHHSGRFGGGSSGFGSGGFGGGGGFGGGSSGGGGAGGSW, encoded by the coding sequence ATGATAAAGCGTATTTTATTACATATTGGCATTATCTTTGCTCTTTTTATCAGTTTATCTGCTCAAGCAAATTACCCTGATGTGCCTAAACCTTTTCAATATGTCTCTGATTACACCAAAACATTAACCCAATCGGAACAACAACAATTAGAAACAGCACTTGTAAATTATGGACAACAAACCAGTTCACAAATTGCAGTTGTAATTATTCCGTCTACTGAGGGAGAAGACGTTTCTAGTTATAGCTTTAATTTATTTAATAAATGGGGAATTGGACGCCAAAAAGAAAATAATGGCGTATTATTACTGATTGCCAAAAATGATCATAAACTTTTTATTGCAACAGGTAGAGGCTTAGAAGGTGCTTTGCCTGATGCTATTGCTTCGACTATTATTCGCCATAATATTGTTCCCTTTTTTAAACAGAACAAATATGCAGAAGGTATTGCAAGTGGCTTATCTGCCATTATTCAAGCTACAAAGGGAGAATATAAACCACTAGAATCAGAAAAAGAGAAAGCCGATCCTTTTGATGGTTTCTTTATTTTTTTAGGCGTTGCATTCCTGTTATTTGTTATTTTTAATAGTGTTGGGCGTAAAAGTCGCTACGTTAGTCCAAGTTCACTAGGGGGGATTGGCTCAATGTCTCATCATTCTGGTAGATTTGGTGGGGGTAGTAGTGGTTTTGGAAGCGGTGGCTTTGGCGGAGGCGGTGGCTTCGGCGGAGGAAGTTCTGGTGGCGGTGGTGCTGGTGGAAGTTGGTAA
- a CDS encoding TPM domain-containing protein, protein MKLFSFFSKKLPVDTQQIEQAIAHLEQHTSAELRVVVERKAKTHSAIERAEQLFNELEMYQTAQHNAVLIYLSFKPHYVAVIGDKGIHQKVGDEFWQAVYDAMKQQCQRGNFTQAICNGIKEVETQLVKYYPIQTDDIDELSNGVIIK, encoded by the coding sequence ATGAAACTCTTTTCTTTTTTTAGTAAAAAATTACCTGTTGATACACAACAAATTGAACAAGCCATTGCTCATTTAGAACAACACACCTCCGCTGAATTACGGGTTGTGGTGGAACGTAAAGCGAAAACCCATTCTGCGATTGAGCGTGCTGAACAACTGTTTAATGAATTAGAAATGTATCAAACGGCACAACACAATGCGGTGTTAATCTATTTATCGTTTAAACCACATTATGTGGCAGTAATTGGTGACAAAGGTATTCATCAGAAAGTCGGTGATGAGTTTTGGCAAGCAGTGTATGATGCAATGAAACAGCAATGTCAACGCGGTAACTTTACCCAAGCAATTTGCAATGGGATTAAAGAAGTGGAAACTCAACTCGTAAAATATTACCCAATTCAAACTGATGATATTGATGAACTTTCAAATGGGGTCATTATAAAATGA